The following are encoded in a window of Aerosakkonema funiforme FACHB-1375 genomic DNA:
- a CDS encoding pantothenate kinase encodes MKLRENIWLALTIGNSRLHWAWFKGKTFCGAWDTEYLSAAIVEQMNQPCGRGKFNSEILAASLIQELDAVEEIVGDGFHHRDRPLPLYLASVVPQQTAIWQNYHDVRTIALDQIPLQGLYPTLGIDRALAVLGAGEVYGFPALVIDAGTALTFTGADAARRLVGGAILPGLRLQLQSLAQGTAALPEIELAGALPPRWALNTSLAIQSGIIYTVLAGIADFIDAWRQEFPQSRIVLTGGDRTLLLNYLQAVFPQVAAKINTDPHLIFWGILNTPQP; translated from the coding sequence TTGAAACTCAGAGAAAATATTTGGCTGGCATTGACCATTGGGAACTCTCGCCTTCACTGGGCTTGGTTTAAGGGAAAAACCTTTTGCGGCGCTTGGGATACAGAATATCTGTCCGCAGCGATTGTGGAACAGATGAACCAGCCTTGCGGTAGGGGCAAATTCAATAGCGAAATTTTAGCGGCCAGCCTAATCCAGGAATTGGATGCGGTTGAAGAGATTGTTGGCGATGGCTTTCACCATCGCGATCGCCCGCTGCCTCTGTATTTGGCTTCTGTTGTTCCGCAGCAGACAGCGATTTGGCAAAACTATCATGATGTAAGGACGATTGCTCTCGACCAAATTCCGCTACAAGGGCTGTATCCGACATTAGGAATCGATCGCGCCTTAGCTGTTTTGGGTGCGGGTGAGGTATATGGTTTTCCAGCATTAGTAATTGATGCGGGTACAGCCCTCACTTTCACGGGTGCAGACGCGGCTCGGCGGTTGGTGGGAGGAGCGATTTTGCCTGGATTGAGATTGCAACTACAGTCTTTGGCGCAAGGAACAGCTGCTTTACCGGAAATTGAATTAGCCGGCGCTTTACCGCCGCGTTGGGCATTAAATACGAGTTTAGCTATTCAAAGCGGCATAATTTACACGGTTTTAGCCGGAATAGCCGATTTTATCGACGCTTGGAGGCAGGAGTTTCCCCAGAGCCGGATTGTTTTAACTGGGGGCGATCGCACTTTGCTTCTCAACTATCTCCAGGCTGTATTTCCACAGGTAGCTGCGAAAATAAATACTGACCCACACCTTATATTTTGGGGAATCCTTAACACTCCCCAGCCCTAA